Proteins encoded by one window of Lutibacter sp. A64:
- a CDS encoding TM2 domain-containing protein: MKLKIILSLAALLLVTSFSYASFPVKRVATANSATEINKDLDAEALISPAAAGSQKSQGIALLLGVFLGGLAGHKWYLGNPWYINVLFIVTLGGFGVWWVIDMIRIITGDYQPHNGSYKADFF; encoded by the coding sequence ATGAAATTAAAAATTATTTTATCTTTAGCTGCTTTGTTATTAGTAACAAGCTTCAGTTATGCGTCTTTTCCTGTAAAAAGAGTTGCTACAGCAAATTCTGCTACAGAAATCAATAAAGATTTAGATGCAGAAGCATTAATTTCTCCAGCAGCTGCAGGATCACAAAAAAGTCAAGGTATTGCTTTATTATTAGGTGTCTTTTTAGGTGGTTTAGCAGGACACAAATGGTATTTAGGAAACCCTTGGTATATCAATGTGCTTTTTATAGTAACATTAGGTGGTTTTGGAGTTTGGTGGGTAATTGATATGATTAGAATTATTACTGGTGATTATCAACCACATAACGGAAGTTATAAAGCAGATTTCTTTTAA